From Spirochaetaceae bacterium, the proteins below share one genomic window:
- a CDS encoding ABC transporter permease → MADRGTVGADASTNTKQPSKITTFLKRLVTEHPLGTVGALITLVLLLTGIFADYLAPYGMNETAMQYRLALPNERYLLGADELGRDVFTRIIYGARISLIVGLGATILSTAVSLLIGMVSGYLGGPVDTVTQRFVDAWMSIPSLIILMVMVTIITPGIFSIIVVLGITTGIEGSRIIRSAVIAIKEDAYVAAASAIGGSTRTILLRHILPNILAPTIVLFSLRVPGAILAEAGLSFLGFGIPPPYPSWGGMLSGDTRWHMYAAPHLVIWPGVALAVVVYGTNMFGDALRDILDPRLRGGAGRFGGGKVRRGMRQKVAQLNGGTARGSLNGGEAQAPSTAGTSARGAH, encoded by the coding sequence ATGGCAGACCGAGGAACCGTCGGCGCAGACGCGTCCACAAACACCAAGCAGCCCTCGAAGATCACCACGTTTCTCAAGCGGTTGGTGACCGAGCATCCGCTCGGCACGGTCGGCGCCCTGATCACCCTGGTGCTGCTGCTGACCGGCATCTTCGCCGACTACCTCGCCCCTTACGGCATGAACGAGACCGCCATGCAGTACCGCCTGGCCCTGCCCAACGAGCGCTACCTGCTCGGCGCCGACGAGTTGGGCCGCGACGTGTTCACCCGCATCATCTACGGTGCCCGCATCTCGCTGATCGTGGGCCTGGGCGCCACGATCCTGTCCACCGCCGTCTCGCTGCTGATCGGCATGGTGTCCGGCTACCTCGGCGGACCGGTGGACACCGTGACCCAGCGCTTCGTCGACGCCTGGATGAGCATCCCCTCGCTCATCATCCTGATGGTGATGGTGACCATCATCACGCCGGGCATCTTCTCCATCATCGTGGTGCTGGGCATCACGACGGGAATCGAGGGATCGCGCATCATCCGCAGCGCGGTGATCGCCATCAAGGAAGACGCCTACGTGGCGGCGGCGTCGGCGATCGGCGGCAGTACGCGAACAATCCTGCTGCGCCACATTCTGCCCAATATCCTGGCGCCGACCATCGTCCTGTTCAGCCTGCGGGTGCCGGGCGCGATCCTGGCGGAGGCGGGCCTGAGCTTCCTGGGCTTCGGCATTCCGCCGCCATACCCGAGCTGGGGCGGCATGCTGTCGGGCGACACCCGCTGGCACATGTACGCCGCACCGCACCTGGTCATCTGGCCGGGCGTTGCCCTGGCAGTCGTGGTGTACGGCACCAACATGTTCGGCGACGCGTTGCGCGACATCCTGGATCCGCGCCTGCGCGGCGGCGCCGGCCGGTTCGGCGGCGGCAAGGTGAGGAGGGGCATGAGGCAGAAGGTCGCGCAGCTTAACGGCGGTACGGCCCGGGGCAGCCTGAACGGCGGGGAGGCGCAGGCGCCATCCACGGCCGGCACGTCCGCCCGCGGAGCGCATTGA
- a CDS encoding ABC transporter ATP-binding protein, which produces MSASETMDSHAERETVLEVNGLQTYFYTDEGVVKAVDGLSYRVRKGEFVGLVGESGCGKSVSAMSVLRLIPHPPGLIVGGEILFQGEDLLKVDEARMRDIRGNRIAMVFQEPTTSLNPVLTVGRQISESIELHRNADKATALAESVKLLELVGIPDPERRIKDYPFQFSGGMQQRVMIAMALSCSPELLIADEPTTSLDVTVQAQLLEIIADLREQLDMAGIIITHNLGLVARYVDRVNVMYAGKMVESSTTDIIFAEPKHPYTIGLMASVPRLDSPRKVAPRAIEGLPPNLAHLPEGCSFSPRCSYAMDQCHQEAPQLEAVTEGHLRSCFYDPSKLEKVTV; this is translated from the coding sequence TTGAGTGCATCGGAAACCATGGACAGTCACGCCGAACGCGAGACCGTTCTAGAGGTAAACGGGCTCCAGACCTACTTCTACACCGACGAGGGCGTCGTCAAGGCGGTTGACGGCCTCTCCTACCGGGTGCGGAAGGGCGAATTTGTCGGTCTGGTGGGAGAAAGCGGCTGCGGCAAGAGTGTCAGCGCCATGTCGGTGCTGCGCCTGATCCCGCATCCGCCCGGCCTGATCGTCGGCGGTGAGATCCTGTTCCAGGGCGAAGACCTGCTGAAGGTAGACGAGGCGCGGATGCGAGACATTCGCGGCAACCGCATAGCCATGGTGTTTCAGGAACCCACCACGTCGCTCAACCCGGTGCTGACCGTCGGGCGGCAGATCTCGGAGTCGATCGAGTTGCACCGCAACGCCGACAAGGCCACCGCGCTCGCCGAGAGCGTCAAGCTCCTCGAGCTGGTCGGCATCCCCGACCCGGAGCGGCGCATCAAGGACTACCCGTTCCAGTTCTCGGGCGGCATGCAGCAACGCGTGATGATCGCCATGGCGCTGAGTTGCAGCCCGGAACTGCTGATCGCGGACGAGCCCACCACGTCGCTGGACGTGACGGTGCAGGCGCAGCTCCTGGAGATCATCGCCGACCTGCGCGAGCAACTCGACATGGCCGGCATCATCATCACCCACAACCTGGGGCTGGTGGCGCGCTACGTCGACCGTGTGAACGTGATGTACGCCGGCAAGATGGTTGAGTCGAGCACCACCGACATCATTTTCGCCGAACCCAAGCATCCCTACACCATCGGCCTGATGGCGTCGGTACCGCGGCTCGACAGCCCGCGCAAGGTGGCGCCGCGCGCCATCGAGGGGTTGCCGCCCAACCTGGCGCACCTGCCGGAAGGCTGCTCCTTCTCGCCGCGCTGCTCCTATGCCATGGACCAGTGCCACCAGGAGGCGCCGCAGTTGGAGGCGGTAACCGAAGGCCATTTGCGGAGTTGTTTCTATGATCCAAGCAAGCTGGAGAAGGTAACGGTATGA
- a CDS encoding ABC transporter substrate-binding protein codes for MRKLFVFALVAMLAAAGLGFAGGEEETTAAAAMSDGGPIYGGTFTLAPRWGNKPGSPDPADGNLGRTWYHELIQETPMIGDFDTYGPRGSGDFDFKLIGAIPMKYIKGNLIDSWEVDQSKITWTVKSGIYWAPTEAQSAWMDAREFTAEDLASDLRHWATGPEGARLLANKDANIYAEGDRVIIEFAAFDFILNATLGLSRAGFVGPPEMLEDGRIARWEDQVGTGPFMFAEYVPDQFFRMVKNPNYRGTTMVDGEEYQLPFLDEFIIPLANDESFEEAALRTGIADGGPSVYGTHWDTLDRTAPDLIQDRLPISFGGTFAFNTSQPPFDNRDVRRALLVGTNLDDFAAQRGAKGVDLPEHWWPIYPSLASYTPQSELPPETAMLYEYDPEKAKQMLADAGYPDGFTVDFYTGNWATILQQAAIMKDQWAKMGVEFNIIVNDGAIHNQIIKDGGYDMTRMGYGSGNPVRDMPNNWASWGSRNQYHFNDPKFDEYARAMQAEMDEDKRDAIIKEAAVYILNEVTAIPLAVKAISQAWWPWVKNYYGEFRWINDDTYVMPWGWAWIDPSIKQEMGY; via the coding sequence ATGAGAAAGCTTTTCGTATTTGCTCTCGTCGCCATGCTGGCGGCGGCGGGCCTCGGATTCGCCGGTGGCGAGGAAGAGACCACGGCCGCGGCCGCGATGTCCGACGGCGGTCCGATCTATGGCGGGACGTTCACCCTGGCGCCGCGCTGGGGCAACAAGCCGGGTTCGCCCGATCCCGCGGACGGCAACCTGGGCCGCACCTGGTACCACGAGCTGATCCAGGAGACGCCGATGATCGGTGACTTCGATACATACGGCCCGCGCGGCAGTGGTGACTTCGACTTCAAGCTGATCGGCGCCATCCCGATGAAGTACATCAAGGGCAACCTGATCGACAGTTGGGAAGTGGACCAGTCCAAGATCACCTGGACGGTCAAGAGCGGGATCTACTGGGCTCCGACCGAGGCGCAGAGCGCCTGGATGGACGCCCGCGAGTTCACCGCCGAGGACTTGGCTTCCGACCTGCGCCACTGGGCGACCGGCCCCGAGGGCGCGCGCCTGCTGGCCAACAAGGACGCCAACATCTACGCCGAAGGCGACCGCGTGATCATCGAGTTCGCGGCGTTCGACTTCATCCTGAACGCGACGCTCGGCCTGAGCCGCGCCGGATTCGTCGGACCACCGGAGATGCTCGAAGACGGCCGCATTGCCCGCTGGGAGGATCAGGTCGGTACCGGCCCGTTCATGTTCGCCGAGTACGTGCCCGACCAGTTCTTCCGCATGGTCAAGAACCCCAACTACCGGGGCACCACCATGGTCGACGGCGAGGAGTACCAGCTCCCGTTCCTGGATGAGTTCATCATCCCGCTGGCCAACGACGAGTCGTTCGAGGAGGCGGCGCTGCGCACCGGCATTGCCGACGGCGGCCCCTCGGTATACGGCACCCACTGGGACACGCTGGACCGGACCGCTCCCGACCTGATTCAGGACCGCCTGCCGATCTCGTTCGGCGGCACGTTCGCGTTCAATACCTCGCAGCCCCCGTTCGACAACCGCGACGTGCGCCGCGCCCTGCTGGTGGGCACCAACCTGGACGACTTCGCGGCGCAGCGCGGCGCCAAGGGCGTCGACCTGCCGGAACACTGGTGGCCGATCTACCCGAGCCTGGCCTCCTACACCCCGCAGAGTGAGCTGCCGCCGGAGACCGCGATGCTGTACGAGTACGACCCGGAGAAGGCGAAGCAGATGCTCGCCGACGCCGGCTACCCGGACGGGTTCACGGTCGACTTCTACACCGGCAACTGGGCGACCATCCTGCAGCAGGCCGCGATCATGAAGGATCAGTGGGCCAAGATGGGGGTCGAGTTCAACATCATCGTCAACGACGGCGCCATCCACAACCAGATCATCAAGGACGGCGGCTACGACATGACTCGCATGGGCTACGGTTCCGGCAACCCGGTCCGCGACATGCCCAACAACTGGGCGTCGTGGGGCAGCCGCAACCAGTACCACTTCAACGATCCGAAGTTCGACGAGTACGCCCGCGCCATGCAGGCGGAGATGGACGAGGACAAGCGCGACGCGATCATCAAGGAAGCCGCGGTCTACATCCTCAACGAGGTGACCGCCATTCCGCTCGCCGTGAAGGCGATCTCGCAGGCGTGGTGGCCGTGGGTCAAGAACTACTACGGTGAATTCCGCTGGATCAACGACGACACCTACGTGATGCCGTGGGGCTGGGCCTGGATCGATCCGAGCATCAAGCAGGAGATGGGCTACTAA
- a CDS encoding ABC transporter ATP-binding protein produces MSNGSNGTEHLLEVHDLVKYYPVTAGVLRRKVGDVKAVDGISFSIEPGETLGLVGESGCGKTTTGRCILQLQEITAGEVVFQGQDLTQMKGESLRRMRRHMQLIFQDPFASLDPRMTAGDIVGEPLKVHDIARGKKYRQQVSELLSMVELSPTVSGRYPHEFSGGQRQRLGIARALAVRPAFIVCDEPVSALDVSIQAQIITLLMRLREEFNLTYLFIAHDLAVVRNISDRVAVMYLGKIMEITSSDRLYDEPQHPYTISLLSAVPIPDPVIDRTRERIILKGDVPSPMNPPSGCPFHTRCPHAEEICKSQVPELKSTGPNHWTACHLVEAS; encoded by the coding sequence ATGAGTAACGGCAGCAACGGCACCGAACACCTGTTGGAAGTACACGACCTGGTCAAGTATTACCCGGTTACCGCCGGGGTGCTGCGCCGCAAGGTGGGCGACGTCAAGGCGGTGGACGGGATCAGCTTTTCCATCGAACCGGGCGAGACCCTGGGGCTGGTGGGCGAGAGCGGCTGCGGCAAGACCACCACCGGCCGCTGCATTCTGCAGCTGCAGGAGATCACCGCCGGCGAGGTGGTGTTTCAGGGCCAGGACCTGACGCAGATGAAGGGTGAGTCGCTGCGCCGCATGCGGCGCCACATGCAGCTCATCTTCCAGGATCCGTTCGCCTCCCTCGATCCGCGCATGACCGCCGGCGACATCGTCGGCGAACCGCTGAAGGTGCACGACATCGCGCGCGGCAAGAAGTACCGGCAGCAGGTCTCCGAACTGCTCAGCATGGTGGAGCTGTCGCCTACCGTTTCCGGCCGCTACCCGCACGAGTTCAGCGGCGGCCAGCGGCAGCGCCTGGGGATCGCCCGCGCGCTGGCGGTGCGGCCGGCGTTCATCGTGTGCGACGAGCCGGTGTCGGCGCTCGACGTGTCGATTCAGGCGCAGATCATCACCCTGCTGATGCGGCTGCGGGAGGAGTTCAACCTCACCTACCTGTTCATCGCCCACGACCTGGCGGTGGTGCGCAACATCAGCGACCGGGTGGCGGTGATGTACCTCGGCAAGATCATGGAGATCACCAGCAGCGACCGGCTGTACGACGAGCCGCAGCACCCCTACACCATCTCGCTGCTGTCAGCGGTGCCGATTCCCGACCCGGTGATCGACCGCACTCGCGAGCGGATCATCCTGAAGGGGGACGTTCCGAGCCCGATGAACCCGCCGAGCGGCTGCCCGTTCCATACCCGCTGTCCGCACGCCGAAGAGATCTGCAAGAGCCAGGTGCCCGAGTTGAAGTCGACCGGTCCCAACCACTGGACCGCCTGCCATCTCGTCGAGGCATCCTGA
- a CDS encoding peptidylprolyl isomerase, which produces MGLTQVVVLVVVVAAIVGGVAGVAIYRDRVKPLQTKVLIVDDESVEMRYFLRRVRMVGREPLEVLQLLTRELIITQTAVKPPYSIEVTDQDVENYMRETAARGAADTITDEEVKEWYRQALNDSELNDAEFRELMRRNLISLRLTDYLGERMPTVVEQVRLYMIVFASPEASTEVLEQLEAGADFYELARSDANADEKLRARGGDLGWLPRDAMRPELAVVFDLPVGQPSRLLALGANAYAVAMVGERAAAREMEPEAREAAKSTALTNWFNEEYQYHKVEFHGFSNGYDSETDLWVKWQLQRMARHDDNPEDAR; this is translated from the coding sequence TTGGGTCTGACACAGGTAGTGGTACTGGTCGTGGTGGTGGCAGCTATCGTGGGCGGCGTGGCCGGCGTTGCCATCTATCGCGACCGGGTGAAGCCGCTGCAGACCAAGGTGCTGATCGTCGACGACGAGTCGGTCGAAATGCGCTACTTCCTGAGGCGGGTGCGCATGGTAGGACGCGAACCGCTGGAAGTGCTGCAGCTCCTGACGCGGGAACTGATCATCACGCAGACGGCGGTAAAGCCCCCCTACAGCATCGAAGTTACCGACCAGGACGTCGAGAACTACATGCGCGAGACCGCGGCCCGCGGCGCCGCCGACACGATCACCGACGAAGAGGTGAAGGAGTGGTATCGGCAGGCGCTCAACGACTCGGAGCTGAACGACGCCGAGTTCCGCGAACTGATGCGCCGCAACCTGATCTCCCTGCGCCTGACGGATTATCTCGGCGAACGGATGCCGACGGTGGTGGAGCAGGTGCGCCTGTACATGATCGTGTTCGCCTCCCCGGAGGCGTCCACCGAGGTTCTGGAGCAACTTGAAGCCGGCGCCGACTTCTACGAGTTGGCGCGCAGCGACGCGAACGCCGACGAAAAGCTGCGCGCCAGGGGCGGCGACCTGGGCTGGCTGCCCCGCGACGCTATGCGGCCGGAACTCGCCGTCGTGTTCGACCTGCCGGTCGGCCAGCCGAGCCGCCTGCTCGCGCTCGGCGCCAACGCCTATGCCGTGGCGATGGTCGGCGAACGCGCCGCGGCGCGCGAGATGGAGCCGGAGGCGCGCGAGGCTGCCAAGTCCACCGCCCTCACCAACTGGTTCAACGAGGAGTACCAGTACCACAAGGTGGAGTTCCACGGCTTCAGCAACGGCTACGACAGCGAAACCGACCTGTGGGTAAAGTGGCAACTGCAACGCATGGCGCGTCACGACGATAACCCCGAGGACGCGCGCTGA